The DNA sequence GGTCAGCGAAAGTCGAACCTGGACACAATACTTTACCACTTTCTCCAATCAAGCAAAAATACTTTCCTTTGTTGGCATTGAACAAAATAGAAAACCTGAGTTTCCATTCATTGCTTAGTTGATAGATGGGAAATCTTTACCTGTGCCTTATATATATTGCCTTTAGGCAATCTTAAATGAACCCTAATAACATCCCTCATTCATCCTCTTGCTTGAACACAATGGTGAAACACATGTCTGTAATTACATGCTTGTTTATGATAATGATTTCAAGTTCTGTGGCAACTGATTACACTGTTGGAGACGGGGCTGGTTGGATGCTTGGCCTCGATTATGATTCATGGACTGCAGGCAAGACCTTCAGTGTTGGAGACAGCCTTGGTACtctcttttctttttgttttatgCCTGATGAATGTTAGCTTGTTTTTCATGTATTTTTCGAGTAAAATATGTGCTTTGTTGTGTTGCTTGGAGATTAAACCAAATTCAACTAGTACATCATACTCAGTAAATAGAGTTTGGGATGAGACCAGTCTAAGAATTTTGACGAGGGTATAACAACTCTGTACAGAAAATGATTTTTGATCTGTACAGAAAATCTGTATACTTTGATCTTGTAAATGAAACATGATATGATGATTTTCGTTTATAATCTTGTCGCATGTAGTATTCAAATACAGCAGAGGGCAAACGGTCATTGAAGCGAGTTTAGGGGAATACACTTCATGTGCACTTGAGAACTCGATCAGCAAGTTAGCAAGTATAAGATACTCAAGGCGGGTGCACAAATCAGATACTACCATTATCACACTGGAGACACCAGGCACACATTATTTCATCAGTGCTGAACCTGGCAACTGTACTGCTGGTATGAAAATTGTCATCAATGTCTCTGCCAATGAGCTATTAGTCGCCCCTACGCCAACATGTAATGGTTGTTCTCCTCTGGCCTCGCCTGATGGAAGTTCAAATATTACTATCATACCGTCGACAATTAATCTTCTTCCTCAAGCTCCATCTTCTAAAGTCATTCCTCCTCTTTCTCTGAACTTGCCTTGGAAAAAATCAGGAAGTGCTCCTGCTGGCTTGTCAAATGTACTTCCAGTTGTTGCAGTTTTCCTACTTGCACTTGTAGTTGTAGTGCTTTAGCTTGTAGGTAGTTTATCTTTCAAACATTCTAGCAATAGTTCATTTTGTAGCAAAGAATCACCTTTTTAGTATGGATTTACACTATTATAGTACTCCTTTTGTCCCACTGGATTTTTTACGTACTTTTGCAACATGACACGCATTTTAGAGAATCATGTTTTACGGAAGCCTTGCCGATCCCCCGTCCACCAATGTAAACATCctagtgggacggagggagtaaaaATTACTATCACTGACCATATCATTGCCTACAAATCAGGGTTTCCATTCTCTCAGTGAGCCCTATATCAGTTCTTGACCAAATTTCTTAGCACCTTCAACACCACCGTGCATTGCTCCTTAGCACAGTTGCTCATTTGTCGAATGTATATCCATTTTGAAGCTTTGCTGCTAGTAGCACTTGTGTTGTGTTGCTTTATGCGTATTTGTTGGGTGAGCAAGAATCAAATTCAGGATAGCCGACGATTGGAATAAATCTTTATCAGTGAGATATCTAATCACACTCATCTCATTCGTTATTTAAGCATACGAGTTTTTACGAAATTTATAACATTCGATGTAAATCGATTACATTAGGTTGATGTTATGATTGGAATAAATCTTTATCACTGAGATATCTCATCATGGTGATCTCATTCGCTATTTAAACATACGAGTTTTTACGAACTTTATAATATTTGATGTATATCGATTAGATTCGGTTGGTGTTAAATTATAACACTGTTAACATATACAAATAATTGCCACCAATAATTGTGTCACTTCTCTCATGATGATCAAAACAGACAGACTAAAAACAGGCTGGAAAGTAGAAGAATTGTTTTATGGTGGGATTGACATTATTGCTGTTTTCATATAATAATAACAACATGGTTAGAGGTAAAATCAAAGGAACTTCATAAAATTAGTTCAAGCAATTTATCTAATCAAACTCACATGCAATTGTAGGCCACcatgctttgttcaatagttgcACTACACAGTTGCACTGCACATGCACTTTCACAAAAAGCTCTCCACCAGCTCATAACCACTGCTCCATTACACTGTTCCTGTTACGAGATATCGAGACTTCAAATCTTCTTAAAACTCGAAAGAAATATAGTAAAAATTAACATACCTTTGTATTAATTTAGGTCTTATATTTTGATTTTCTAGCATCAGGGGCTATGTAATTAGTTTCTTACGTGTGATTCTGATTATGAgatttcaaattaattttatttatttgaaatttcaTCGTCATTCATGTTAAATTTAATCCTCGTTAGCGCTAACCGAATTCGAATTGAATGTTTGTAATGATAACAAATTTGAAATCTCGACTTCTTGTTAATGTAAAAACACTTGAACTCgacaaaaaaattaaaagaaggatgaagaaagaaataattttattaataataatggTAAAAAGAGGATATATGAATAAACAGTCAATCAAACCATGTACTGATCAACATCCAAACAATATCAAAgcaaaaaaaaaattcagaaaattaaatCCTAAATATTAAATCACAATAACACAAgtgtaaaaataaaataaactcaATCTCCGATCTCTACATCAACAAAGCGGCGGCAACGAACAAAGCGACACCGGATCCAACAACCGTAACTCTGTTCAAACCGGCGGCGTTAGGAGAATCGACCGGAGAACCGGCAGGAGTAGTTCCGATCGACGGAGGCGTAGCGGAGCCGGTGGGAGGCATAGTTGGAGTAGCAGTAGGAGGCGCCGGTGGAGACGACATCGGAGTTTCACTCGGCGGCGATGCGGGGGGAGAAGCCATCGGAGTAACAGCCGGCGGACTTGCAACCATCGGAGGAGGTGCAGACATCGGAGGCGTCATCGGAGTTGGCATCGGTGATGCTCCGGGAGCCTGTGCAATTGCAGATCCAATAATTGCAATTAGAATAGTTATCAACAAAACTCTCGTAAACGCCATCGTTGATTCTCTCTCAATGAAGTTGTTCTAGAGAGAGAAAGTTTGTTATAGAGCGAGAAAGTTTGTTACAGAGAGAGATTGAGAGTGGGGATTTGAGAAGAAGAGAGGAGTGATTATATATATAGTGAGGCGGTTAAGAATTGTGATTGAAGTGCACTACTGGCTTTTAATCATTAATTGACAACTCATAAACAGAGGAGATTAATCTGGACCGTCCATCTGGGTTACTTGCCGTTATGAGTTGAATTTGAGCGACCGTTGATTATTTTAAACAAGGTTATGAAACTGGGGTTACCGTTAATGAGTGGCACGTTCGAAGGTGGATTATTTTACTAATCGATGCTCTTTGCTATTGCTAATCCACTTACTGTTTGTGAATAAAAAAGTGGAACTTAACTGGATTTGTTGCAATATAATTTACAAACGACAAATTTATTAACGTTAGTTGTTTAAATTATGCAAGTCAGAATAAATAAAATGTGCAAAATTACAAAACATTCATTAATTTTCTCCTATGATCACTTATCAATCATCGTGCTCCCCAATTCATACATAAAAATTTATTTACATAGAcattttattaatattataatatattattttcagATATTTATCATATTCTACATATCATGTTTACGAATTTTAGAAATAGGAAGTATTGAGTTGAGTTATCGATTTACGATTTATTGGGTGATTTTCAAAAAATCGGACAATTTATCGGTGATTTACCGGAATCAGTCAGATCGGGCAAATATTTTTTACCAATTTATCATCAATTTTCAAAAAATCAACCAATTTTTATAACCATGTTACATATACATAAATATTTAAAGCACCGACCCAAATGAGAATAAGTTATATCCGATAACAATTAATGTACTCTTTAAAAAATTGCTAAACAGTAATTCAACAAAATGCTTTCTTCTCTTAAAAAACCATTTTGACCATAATATACTATATGCATATTATTGATAA is a window from the Apium graveolens cultivar Ventura chromosome 1, ASM990537v1, whole genome shotgun sequence genome containing:
- the LOC141723550 gene encoding chemocyanin-like; this encodes MNPNNIPHSSSCLNTMVKHMSVITCLFMIMISSSVATDYTVGDGAGWMLGLDYDSWTAGKTFSVGDSLVFKYSRGQTVIEASLGEYTSCALENSISKLASIRYSRRVHKSDTTIITLETPGTHYFISAEPGNCTAGMKIVINVSANELLVAPTPTCNGCSPLASPDGSSNITIIPSTINLLPQAPSSKVIPPLSLNLPWKKSGSAPAGLSNVLPVVAVFLLALVVVVL
- the LOC141674772 gene encoding uncharacterized protein LOC141674772 — translated: MAFTRVLLITILIAIIGSAIAQAPGASPMPTPMTPPMSAPPPMVASPPAVTPMASPPASPPSETPMSSPPAPPTATPTMPPTGSATPPSIGTTPAGSPVDSPNAAGLNRVTVVGSGVALFVAAALLM